Genomic window ([Eubacterium] hominis):
TCAGAATTAAAGTATTATGTCAAAGATACTTTTCTAGAGGAATTAGATGAACTCAATTTACAGTTGGTCTATACAAGCCTTTTAAAAAGCAGTATTTCTTATGCTGCTCTTACTCGATGTGGCATTGAAGCAGATGACTATATCAGTGATGACGCATTACGATTGGTAGCACAATTTAACTCTCAACAAGCACTCAATGCAATTGGTGTTCCTACACGAGATATGGCACAAATGCTCATTGGTGAGATTAGAAAAACTGTATTAGAATGTATCCGAAATCAAAATCGCACATTTGAATTGGATCAATTACCGTTATACAATGAGCCTGAACAAAAAATACCAAACATAGAAAGGAGTCAGGAAAATGAAACTAGAATACATTCCAATGGGAGAACAATTGATTCCCAACTTAACACTCAAGGACGAAGGGAAAATCACGCTTGGGAAATACGCCTTGATGAGAAAACATTATCTCAAAGAACATCGTCCGATACAATTCACAAATTATTTGACAACACAGACACTCAATCAACACTTGATGGAGATCGACCAGATCGCCACACAACGACACGATCTACTGCTCGAACAGATGATGAAACAACAAGGAGTGAACGAAGCGTTGAAAGAATCCAATCAGATGGAATGGATTCAAAAGATGAACAGTATCGAGGAAACGATTCACGAAATTCTCCGTCAAGAACTGATTTACGATTAGAAGAAACACAAAGTACAGGTAATCCATTTGGAATACCTGCTTTTTTATCTCAAGAAACCTTTGAAAAATTATTAAAGAGGGATAAATTTCATGCTCATAAAAACAAAGACATTATTGCTGTATTTGAGTTATTTGAAAACCAAGAAAAACGTATCGCTTATGTGAAAGAATCTTTTAAAAAGATGTATATAGAAGAAATCATTTCAGATACTCGTTACGGTTATTACAATGATACTGAGAAAGATGTATTAAGAGTATGGAAAGGTAATTACAGCAATACTGAATTTAAAGCCGATCTATCATGGGAAGATGTAACCCGATTTATAGAGGATATGATCGACAGAAATGTATTTTTATCCATTCCATTAAAACCGTTACTTTCTTCTGATGAACAACAATTAAATCTTTTTGATTTAGAACCAATTGAACCTGCTCAAAAAGAACATACGCCTAAGATTTTCCAAATGCCACAATCAGCCATTGATACGGTGCTTAGCGATGATATGAATATAAGAGATTTAAAGATTCGAGTTGCAGCATTCCTTTCTCACGATCGACCTTTAGAAGAAAATGCGGCATTTATAAAAGAAATGTACCGTAAAGGATATGCAGGTTTTATTCAACAAAATCGTCATATTTCAGTACAATGGGATCAAACAGGAATGATGATGACTTGGGGAAAAGGTATTATCAACTCCTTTGAACATCAGTTATTTTCTTGGGAAGAAGTCGCAAAAGGAATTCGCCGATTGTTAGATACCGGACGTTATTTACCTCAAGAAGAATTAAACCAGTTATCTGAATATGAATATCGTCAAGGTGCCCAAATGCTTTGGTATATGGCACAAGACATGAGCGATGAAGCCGATGAAAAGTATATGCTGCCAAAAGAATATCATTTTCAACATGGTTTTCCTAATGATACAAAAGAACTTGCTGCATTACTGCATGACAACGATTTTTTACAACGTACCATTGAATATTTAAAAGAGTTTAGTAATGCCTATCGTCATGACCATGAACTCATGCGATTTAAATTGTATAATCCAATCAAAGTATTATCATTTATTGAACATTTAGATGATCATCGCTTATCCTTTAGCGCACCACAATATCAATTATTAGAATCTAATTACTTTATTACACAGGACTATATTGATCATGTGATTTGCCGACATACAGATGCTAAATACAAATTATTATCTTATTTTAGCCAACATACTGATGTAAAAGAACGTGTTCAGTTTATTAAAAATGAATGGGGAATCAGTGGTTCAAATTCCTACTCTGCCGATGGAAAAGGTATCAAGATACTCTATGGAGATTCAGTAACAAAACCAAAAGCTTTCTTCTTTAT
Coding sequences:
- a CDS encoding TnpV protein produces the protein MKLEYIPMGEQLIPNLTLKDEGKITLGKYALMRKHYLKEHRPIQFTNYLTTQTLNQHLMEIDQIATQRHDLLLEQMMKQQGVNEALKESNQMEWIQKMNSIEETIHEILRQELIYD